A genome region from Penaeus monodon isolate SGIC_2016 chromosome 14, NSTDA_Pmon_1, whole genome shotgun sequence includes the following:
- the LOC119580805 gene encoding carbohydrate sulfotransferase 3-like — MLAAPRPRVVQNILVLAFFLLFYVCLRIAVLGGQEEDASLLRYDEAFMYRIEKKLPLDTFADARDETAPPKQPPLWVLTLSSLPRSGSTLMAQFLGTLANSVVFFEPMWVKEYTPCADDEDCVVDYIYNIFNCSYKQDFEDWFRKKDLFFGYFHPDVRNCKGAGCKDALDVRGMCERSDVRVMKIIRTRLAFLEPLMSDSEINFKVIFLTRDPRGSLSSIRKFGWNKDPLTRCTHLDKDQVAYEELSGLYPDKVMLVKHEDFCLDPMGKAEELMQFLYGHSTIPEELKAYLVKHMTTRTQKGTMSTFKNSSQEYDAWRYRIREDDLLSIEIEPVCVRTIESMGHVLFGSIQKANDSSVSLFAQ, encoded by the exons ATGTTAGCTGCGCCCAGACCCCGTGTGGTTCAGAATATCCTCGTTCTTGCATTTTTTCTCCTGTTCTACGTTTGTCTTCGCATCGCTGTCCTCGGAGGCCAGGAAGAAG ACGCTTCGCTGCTGAGGTATGACGAGGCCTTCATGTACAGGATTGAGAAGAAGTTGCCCCTGGACACCTTCGCCGATGCCAGGGACGAAACGGCGCCTCCGAAGCAGCCGCCTCTCTGGGTCCTCACCCTCAGCTCCCTTCCTCGCAGCGGGTCCACCCTCATGGCTCAGTTTCTCGGAACGCTGGCCAATTCCGTCGTGTTCTTCGAGCCCATGTGGGTCAAGGAATACACCCCCTGCGCGGATGATGAGGATTGCGTGGTGGACTACATCTACAACATTTTCAACTGCTCGTACAAGCAAGACTTCGAGGACTGGTTTCGAAAGAAGGATCTGTTCTTCGGGTACTTCCACCCGGACGTCAGGAACTGCAAGGGCGCGGGTTGCAAAGACGCGCTCGACGTGCGCGGGATGTGCGAGCGTTCGGACGTCAGGGTCATGAAGATCATCCGCACGAGGCTGGCGTTCTTGGAGCCGCTGATGAGTGACTCGGAAATCAACTTCAAGGTAATCTTCCTGACCCGAGACCCGCGCGGATCCCTCAGCAGCATCCGGAAGTTCGGCTGGAACAAGGACCCACTGACGCGCTGCACTCACCTGGACAAGGACCAGGTTGCCTACGAGGAATTGTCCGGACTCTACCCGGACAAAGTGATGCTCGTCAAGCACGAGGACTTCTGCCTCGACCCCATGGGCAAGGCGGAGGAACTCATGCAGTTCTTGTACGGCCACTCGACCATCCCGGAGGAGCTCAAGGCTTACCTCGTCAAGCACATGACCACCAGAACGCAGAAGGGCACCATGAGTACTTTCAAGAACAGCTCGCAGGAGTACGACGCCTGGCGCTACAGGATTCGCGAGGACGACCTCCTGAGTATTGAGATCGAGCCGGTCTGCGTGCGCACCATAGAGAGCATGGGCCACGTGCTCTTCGGCTCCATCCAGAAGGCCAACGACTCGTCCGTTTCCCTCTTCGCGCAGTGA